One genomic region from Dethiosulfovibrio russensis encodes:
- the typA gene encoding translational GTPase TypA, whose protein sequence is MHAVEKIRNVAIIAHIDHGKTTLIDSIFRATRVFRENARIEERVMDSGELERERGITITSKHCTVEWADYLINIVDTPGHADFSGEVERVLSMVDSVLLLVDANEGPMPQTRYVLSRALSLGLNPIVVINKVDRPRAVPDQALDKTIDLFIELGANEHQLEFPVLYGSGLDGWLVKDLDDERDEMNPLFETIVESVKAPEAKLDEPFRMQISTLGWNDYVGQIGCGKITSGIIKQGEPFLQTKTKWRHPSETSEGWDVLGSSQEKASHIWVTRGLDRVEVEQACAGDIVWITGPKGIDIGDTFASPASKQPPFPPLMIEEPTVSMFFLVNNGPFAGRDGSPLTLRQLKARLERETHSNVALRVEDLGRPDGVKVSGRGELQLAILIEEMIREGSELCVSRPEVITKKDDLGHRLEPLEQLVIEVPESYQGVVIEKLAQRKADLTDMAVLDTGVVKMTFDIPTRGLIGYRGEFLTDTRGLGIMASRFVGYGHWKGDITSRNRGSMVSMDTGSATGYQLENLQERGTLFIAPGTEVYNGQVVGENSRPGDIPCNPTKKKQTSNHRSATKDMGIKLDVPRSVTLDKALEWIGDDELVEATPKEIRIRKAILDMNERKKASKKTA, encoded by the coding sequence GTGCATGCGGTAGAAAAAATACGTAACGTAGCAATAATAGCCCATATCGATCATGGGAAGACCACGTTGATCGATTCTATATTCCGAGCTACCAGGGTCTTCCGTGAAAACGCCAGGATCGAGGAAAGGGTTATGGACAGCGGAGAGCTTGAGAGAGAAAGAGGCATAACCATAACCTCGAAACACTGTACCGTCGAATGGGCCGACTATCTTATCAACATAGTGGACACCCCGGGACACGCCGATTTCTCCGGCGAGGTAGAGAGGGTCCTTTCCATGGTCGACTCGGTCCTTCTATTGGTGGACGCCAACGAGGGGCCCATGCCACAGACCCGTTACGTTCTATCCAGAGCTCTAAGTCTGGGATTGAACCCCATCGTGGTCATCAACAAAGTCGACCGTCCCAGAGCTGTCCCCGACCAGGCCCTCGATAAGACCATCGACCTGTTCATCGAGCTTGGAGCAAACGAGCACCAACTCGAGTTTCCCGTGCTGTACGGATCTGGGCTGGACGGTTGGCTGGTGAAGGACCTGGATGACGAGAGGGACGAGATGAACCCCCTCTTCGAGACCATAGTGGAAAGCGTCAAGGCCCCTGAGGCCAAACTTGACGAGCCTTTCCGTATGCAGATAAGCACCCTGGGCTGGAACGACTATGTAGGCCAGATAGGCTGTGGAAAGATAACCTCGGGGATAATAAAACAGGGAGAACCGTTCCTCCAGACCAAGACAAAATGGAGACATCCGTCCGAGACCTCCGAGGGTTGGGACGTGTTGGGATCCTCTCAGGAAAAGGCATCCCATATATGGGTGACGAGAGGACTCGACAGGGTAGAGGTCGAACAGGCCTGTGCAGGAGATATCGTATGGATAACGGGGCCAAAGGGAATCGACATAGGAGACACCTTCGCTTCTCCCGCCTCGAAGCAACCTCCCTTTCCTCCTTTGATGATAGAGGAACCTACCGTATCCATGTTTTTCCTGGTCAACAACGGCCCCTTCGCCGGAAGAGACGGATCACCTTTGACCTTGAGACAGCTCAAGGCGAGACTTGAGAGGGAGACCCACAGCAACGTGGCCCTCAGGGTAGAGGACCTAGGGAGACCGGACGGAGTCAAGGTATCCGGCAGAGGCGAGTTACAACTGGCCATTCTGATAGAGGAGATGATCCGGGAAGGATCGGAGCTCTGCGTATCCAGGCCGGAGGTCATAACCAAAAAGGACGACCTGGGGCATAGACTGGAGCCGCTGGAACAATTGGTGATAGAGGTTCCTGAATCCTATCAGGGAGTCGTCATAGAGAAACTGGCCCAGAGAAAGGCCGACCTTACCGATATGGCCGTTTTGGACACAGGAGTCGTCAAGATGACTTTCGACATCCCCACCAGGGGGCTGATCGGCTACAGAGGTGAGTTCCTCACCGATACCAGAGGCCTTGGGATAATGGCCTCCAGGTTCGTGGGATACGGTCACTGGAAGGGAGACATAACCTCCAGGAACAGGGGGTCGATGGTCAGCATGGACACCGGCTCAGCGACGGGATACCAGTTGGAGAACCTCCAGGAAAGAGGAACTCTCTTCATCGCACCAGGAACGGAAGTATACAACGGACAGGTCGTAGGGGAGAATTCCAGACCGGGGGACATACCGTGCAACCCGACCAAGAAAAAACAGACCTCCAACCACCGTTCGGCCACCAAGGACATGGGCATAAAACTCGACGTGCCCAGATCGGTCACCTTGGATAAGGCTCTCGAATGGATCGGAGACGACGAGCTGGTGGAGGCTACGCCGAAGGAAATTCGAATCAGAAAAGCCATCCTCGACATGAACGAGAGGAAAAAAGCGTCAAAGAAAACAGCTTAG